The following coding sequences lie in one Silene latifolia isolate original U9 population chromosome 5, ASM4854445v1, whole genome shotgun sequence genomic window:
- the LOC141654989 gene encoding uncharacterized protein LOC141654989 — protein sequence MEDFSSASAYCERLKSLADQLKNVGSPVSDTRLVLQMVSGLTTAYHGVGTIIRQSKPLHPFHQARSMFTLEEACFAKQAATNGQSANYASSGESTNSPSILGRPPSQGKSKNKKKGGGHKGGKAKQGVSDSAPSAAATPTTPAATPYQPWQGGGFGGYGAWPWGPSPWACPPCPYPTTNPWMRAPMMRAPRPSVPRPQAYTAESPPSQTDIEQAMYTLGLTPPDPWYMDTGATSHMTSSVGNLSSYSNSSISNSIIVGNGQSIPINGTGTATLPKPHPPLSLRSVLHASKLVKNLVSVRKFTTDNSVSVEFDPFGFFVKDYKTGIPLMRCESQGALYPITPTNKVHAQAFAAVESTLWHDRLGHPGDVI from the coding sequence ATGGAAGACTTCTCGTCTGCCTCCGCTTATTGTGAACGTTTAAAGAGTCTTGCTGATCAACTCAAAAACGTTGGTTCCCCTGTCTCGGATACCCGTTTAGTGCTTCAGATGGTATCGGGACTGACAACGGCATATCATGGTGTCGGGACAATCATCAGGCAGTCTAAACCGCTTCACCCATTTCATCAGGCTCGGTCTATGTTCACATTGGAAGAAGCATGTTTTGCCAagcaagcggccaccaacggccaaTCTGCAAATTACGCCAGTTCTGGCGAAAGCACGAATTCTCCATCTATTCTGGGACGTCCCCCTTCACAAGGTAAATccaagaataagaagaaaggtGGTGGACATAAGGGTGGCAAAGCGAAACAGGGGGTAAGTGACTCTGCTCCTAGTGCTGCTGCTACACCGACAACTCCCGCTGCAACTCCTTATCAACCATGGCAGGGGGGTGGTTTCGGTGGATATGGTGCTTGGCCATGGGGACCTTCTCCGTGGGCCTGCCCTCCATGTCCTTATCCCACTACCAATCCATGGATGCGTGCTCCTATGATGAGGGCTCCACGTCCCTCTGTCCCTCGACCTCAAGCGTACACAGCGGAGTCTCCTCCGTCTCAAACTGATATTGAGCAGGCTATGTACACACTTGGTCTTACGCCCCCTGATCCGTGGTATATGGACACCGGTGCTACTTCTCATATGACATCGAGTGTAGGTAATCTCTCGTCTTATTCTAATTCGAGTATTTCTAACTCAATTATTGTCGGAAATGGCCAATCCATCCCAATAAATGGAACCGGTACTGCCACATTGCCTAAACCACATCCACCCCTCTCTCTTCGTAGTGTACTTCACGCATCAAAGCTTGTCAAAAATCTCGTGTCAGTTAGAAAATTCACTACTGATAATTCCGTATCGGTCGAGTTTGACCCTTTTGGTTTTTTTGTGAAGGATTATAAGACGGGGATACCGCTAATGAGATGTGAGAGCCAGGGAGCCCTATACCCTATCACCCCCACAAATAAAGTCCACGCCCAAGCCTTTGCTGCTGTCGAATCCACCTTGTGGCACGACCGTCTTGGACATCCGGGTGATGTTATTTAA
- the LOC141654990 gene encoding uncharacterized protein LOC141654990 — protein MTIPENSKTNSSPIPSVFAVSNIKNHVSVVLGMDTDKYRLWVALFTNYAKANWVLDHIIDPKGKAKKPISEEDKELWETIDATVLQWIYATLSDDLLQTVVEQNSTAMECWNRIRDIFQDNQHSRAITLEQ, from the coding sequence ATGACCATTCCAGAAAACTCAAAAACCAATTCCTCTCCTATCCCCTCGGTTTTTGCCGTGAGCAACATCAAAAACCATGTTTCCGTCGTCCTTGGTATGGATACTGACAAATACCGTCTTTGGGTGGCTCTTTTCACCAATTATGCGAAAGCTAATTGGGTTTTGGATCACATCATTGACCCCAAAGGCAAGGCTAAAAAGCCGATTTCTGAGGAAGACAAAGAATTATGGGAAACGATTGATGCCACGGTTCTGCAATGGATCTATGCAACACTTTCTGATGACTTGTTGCAAACGGTGGTTGAACAAAACTCCACGGCTATGGAGTGTTGGAATCGCATACGCGATATTTTTCAAGACAATCAGCATTCGAGGGCTATTACTCTCGAGCAGTAA